One part of the Plasmodium yoelii strain 17X genome assembly, chromosome: 13 genome encodes these proteins:
- a CDS encoding DNA-directed RNA polymerase III subunit RPC4, putative: MNNRHHDEYSLRRSISNTLRNKSSFLKNGPNNNKNSNLKKFVPNIDNLKSVNNNNPNEDIVKLEESINNKSIQELIKKTINIDLEKEQRNNNNNNFKNNKNKSSFSTQNIQQALNTKINPLNLEHYKGNNNELSIEKDGKKKTSIDIYDLNNTSKNIFYNKKCSPSDVHFLPLTLPFFNNNEKHQKFSKKIMTNERFFFSIQLPNMLPEVIKDKRRSNSSIPDYNRIKGKIYNDIEKKKNTNEIKNEENIVENQNKKNYELSNINTLPNGKFGKLIIYKNKKIKMKINGILFDINEGSQCTFSQEIGCYIKENSEFIFLGNCENKLIATPNIEKIIVKK; the protein is encoded by the coding sequence atgaataatAGACATCATGATGAATATAGCTTGAGGAGAAGCATCAGTAATACGCTGCGTAATAAATCcagtttcttaaaaaatggacctaataataataaaaatagcaatttaaaaaagtttgtaccaaatatagataatttaaaaagtgtaaataataacaacCCCAATGAAGATATAGTTAAATTAGAAGAAAGTATAAATAACAAAAGTATTCAAgagttaataaaaaaaacaataaacaTCGATTTAGAAAAAGAACAgaggaataataataataataattttaaaaataataaaaataaaagtagcTTTTCAACTCAAAATATTCAACAAGCATTAAATACTAAAATAAACCCATTAAATTTAGAACATTAtaaaggaaataataatgaactATCCATAGAAAAAGATGGAAAGAAAAAAACTTCTATCGatatatatgatttaaataatacaagtaaaaatattttttataataaaaaatgctcACCTTCTGATGTTCACTTTTTACCATTAACTTTgccattttttaataacaacGAAAAACACCAAAAATTctctaaaaaaattatgaccaATGAAAGATTTTTCTTTTCTATTCAGCTACCAAATATGCTACCAGAAGTTATTAAAGATAAAAGACGTAGTAATAGCAGCATACCCGATTATAATAGAATAAAaggcaaaatatataatgatattgaaaaaaaaaaaaataccaatgaaataaaaaacgaAGAAAACATCGTTGagaatcaaaataaaaagaattaTGAACTTAGCAACATTAATACGTTACCTAATGGGAAATTTGGAAagttaattatatataaaaacaaaaaaattaaaatgaaaattaatgGAATTTTATTTGATATCAACGAAGGATCACAGTGTACATTTTCCCAAGAAATAGGTTGCTATATAAAGGAAAATTCTGAATTTATTTTCCTAGGCAATTGCGAAAATAAGCTAATAGCAACCCCAAATATCGAGAAAAttatagttaaaaaataa
- a CDS encoding cyclin: HPLECLKLLENFFITFTCTLPQIALYCFINNIKINFNIVNTDKFILEFITNNNQILFQKLKNKIDELHTKYKDHFDLRNTFDDENTTKQMRDFR; encoded by the coding sequence caTCCACTGGAGTGTTTAAAACTTCTAGAAAacttttttataacatttactTGCACACTCCCTCAAATAGCATTATActgttttataaataatattaaaataaattttaatattgtaAATACCGATAAATTTATCTTGGAATTtattacaaataataatcaaaTCCTTTTTCAAAagttgaaaaataaaatagatgaACTCCACACTAAGTATAAAGATCACTTTGATTTGAGAAATACATTTGATGATGAAAATACTACGAAGCAGATGAGAGACTTTAGATAA
- a CDS encoding DNA polymerase alpha subunit B, putative, which translates to MKEIKQIDVKPFLETYYADNSISDELKEVFDYIELNKHKNNFLKLFEDYLSEYNKKLIKNGNLLKDNVIYDYEYVKQYNAELAEKAGLNCDNKYQWCVKSINSIDENYQFLGLDTNIISENINNKISLFLELFTKYSEKLNLNIEISPILNMNEDESHIFGRIYTDNEINISESNIILEGNINYNNGDKAQLLNLSSMKNLCFFLGQILAIKGKKEINQYSIKYYVSSIYAGLPTHLKVKIDNDILLKHFNCQEIENDIKYEELDNDQILQMYNNDNIHIMVCNGYVYKDNDYSDYFDIFLKIVNEKLPHVVLIFGPFLYIRNFNEAIQKIGDINVIYDNIFKKITKLAKNEALEKTHFYIIPSIYDSINIYPLPQPPFFNENYVNASNNVHFLSNPSYIYINELKIALTSCDIIYNLNKNLLCRPSEMKTFYLFEQILRQLSFFPSYPSEYNIEITKFKNLLFQPNRLPDIFLFPSFTNEKSYVKDVHKRLFICPYSLDLNKAEPSNFFSNIYILPPTETQELSKRVILENVFVRNKTSS; encoded by the coding sequence ATgaaagaaataaaacaaatagatGTAAAGCCTTTTCTCGAAACGTATTATGCAGATAACAGTATAAGCGATGAGCTAAAGGAAGTTTTTGATTATATCGAATTAAATAAGCATAAGAATAACTttcttaaattatttgaagaTTATTTAAgcgaatataataaaaaattaataaaaaatggaaatttgttaaaagacaatgttatatatgATTATGAATATGTGAAACAATATAATGCTGAGCTGGCCGAAAAGGCAGGGTTAAATTGTGACAATAAATATCAGTGGTGTGTAAAATCGATCAATTCAATAGATGAAAATTATCAATTTCTAGGATTAGATACAAACATTATATCTGAGAATATcaacaataaaatatcattatttttagaatTATTTACTAAATATTCTGAAAagttaaatttaaatatcgAAATCAGTcctatattaaatatgaatGAGGATGAATCACATATTTTTGGTCGAATATATACAGacaatgaaataaatataagtgaatcaaatataattttagaggggaatataaattataataatggaGATAAAGCACAATTGTTAAACTTAAGTAGTATGAAAAacttatgtttttttttaggaCAAATTTTAGCTATAAAAgggaaaaaagaaataaatcaatatagtataaaatattatgttaGTAGTATATATGCTGGTTTACCAACTCatttaaaagtaaaaattgacaatgatattttattaaaacattttaattGCCAGGAAATAGAGAACGATATTAAATATGAAGAATTAGATAATGATCAAATATTACAAATGTataacaatgataatatacatattatggTATGTAATggatatgtatataaagATAATGATTATAGTgattattttgatatttttttaaaaattgtaaatgaaaaattaccTCATGTCGTTTTAATTTTTGGCCCTTTTTTATACATTCGTAATTTTAATGAAGCTATTCAAAAAATTGGAGAtattaatgttatatatgataacattttcaaaaaaattaccAAATTAGCAAAAAATGAGGCGTTAGAAAAAacacatttttatatcattcCATCTATTTATGattctattaatatataccCACTACCTCAACCGCcattttttaatgaaaattatgtGAACGCATCTAACAATGtccattttttatcaaacccatcttatatatatataaatgaattaaaaatagcTTTAACATCATGCGATATCATATATaacttaaataaaaatttattatgtaGACCAAGCGAAAtgaaaacattttatttatttgaacaAATTTTAAGACAGCTTTCGTTTTTTCCCTCTTATCCATCTGAATATAACATAGAAAttacaaaatttaaaaacCTTCTATTTCAGCCGAATAGATTACCcgatatatttttgtttccATCATTTACTAATGAAAAGTCCTATGTTAAGGATGTACATAAaagattatttatatgcCCATATTCCTTGGATTTAAATAAAGCCGAGCcatcaaattttttttcaaatatttatattcttcCACCAACTGAAACCCAAGAATTGTCAAAAAGAGTAATTCTTGAAAATGTCTTTGTTCGTAATAAGACAAGCtcttga
- a CDS encoding cyclin, putative, fragment, with protein sequence NYINKYINKDNEVKNLYEKIGDKIYVNTPLECLKLLENFFITFTYTPAQIALYCFINNIKINFNIVNADKFILEFITNNNQILFQKLKNKIDELHIKYKDHFDLRNTFDDENTTKQIGETLDMCIDIYDILKKKKSHKKSKKNKLNNQNDEQNESKKIASIK encoded by the coding sequence aattatataaataaatatataaataaagacaacgaagtaaaaaatttatatgaaaaaatcggtgacaaaatatatgttaacaCTCCACTGGAGTGTTTAAAACTTCTAGAAAacttttttataacatttactTACACACCTGCTCAAATAGCATTATActgttttataaataatattaaaataaattttaatattgtaAATGCCGATAAATTTATCTTGGAATTtattacaaataataatcaaatcctttttcaaaaattgaaaaataaaatagatgaACTTCAcattaaatataaagatcACTTTGATTTGAGAAATACATTTGATGATGAAAATACTACGAAACAGATAGGAGAGACTTTGGATATGTGTATTGATATTTAcgatattttaaaaaaaaaaaaaagtcatAAAAAGtctaagaaaaataaattaaacaaTCAAAAtgatgaacaaaatgaatcTAAAAAAATAGCAAGCATAAAataa
- a CDS encoding fam-a protein: MNKGYIKIALALLSVAGYMQNMAFASDSTPSPNSSNEETIQQLSINPEEAKQASVIISEALALAQKHAEHTNDYKEYSKEDGAVLHFKSVNGTEIGKLELTIPNPDSYNDVVNMLWDPNGAKNFDDKFIKGHLARIYDPNLVIIQQRYKSLIRSWQRYYHALANKVELSKEKTAIVLVSSDMNDHDGGKNKKYVNPIVESANSFKPDIDSEEDIRNGDLYKMFVHLITFFVEKHADCVKVTYISSIDPNAPYLAPASLIKKILVKKINNFIKLKEIFKK, translated from the exons ATGAATAAAGGATATATTAAGATTGCTTTAGCACTTTTAAGTGTAGCTGGATATATGCAAAATATGGCATTTGCAAGCGATTCTACTCCAAGCCCCAATTC TTCAAATGAAGAAACTATACAACAATTATCTATCAACCCTGAAGAAGCTAAACAAGCATCAGTTATTATATCTGAAGCTTTAGCTCTTGCACAAAAACATGCCGAACATACAAATGATTACAAGGAATATTCTAAGGAAGATGGAGCAGTTCTACATTTTAAGAGCGTAAACGGTACCGAAATTGGAAAGCTTGAACTTACAATCCCCAACCCCGATAGT tataatgATGTAGTAAACATGTTATGGGATCCCAATGGCGCAAAGAACTTTGATGATAAATTCATTAAAg gacaCCTTGCTCGAATATACGATCCAAATTTAGTAATTATACAACAACGTTACAAAAGTCTTATTAGGTCATGGCAAAGATATTATCATGCATTAGCCAACAAAGTTGAA ttATCAAAAGAAAAAACTGCAATAGTCTTGGTTTCATCAGATATGAATGATCATGATggtggaaaaaataaaaaatatgtaaatccTATTGTAGAAAGCGCAAACTCATTCAAACCTGATATAGATTCTGAAGAAGATATTAGAAATGGAGATTTATACAAAATGTTTGTTCActtaataacatttttcgTTGAAAAACACGCTGATTGCGTTAAAGTTACCTACATTAGCTCT ATTGATCCAAATGCTCCTTACCTTGCACCAGCAAGccttattaaaaaaattttagtcaaaaaaattaataattttatcaaattaaaggaaatttttaaaaagtaa
- a CDS encoding cyclin: protein MNKRYIKIALALLSVAGYMQNVAFARDSPSSPNSPNKQLPIDPEEAKQASAIMSEALAIAQKHAEHTDDYEEYSKEDDGTILYFKKVNNVDIGKIELTIPNPNNYDAVVNRLWDPNWPKNLDKLFIKGHFARIYDPNLVIVQQRYKSPIGSLETYFNALANKVELSKDKTAIVLVSSDTKDHDAAINKKYVNPIVESANSFKPDLNTEEEIRDGLLYKMFINLVTFFIEKQADCVKITYVGSIDMNFSPRAPYDFVKQMVAIKILSVTKLKNIF, encoded by the exons atgaataaaagatatattaaGATTGCTTTGGCACTTTTAAGTGTAGCTGGATATATGCAAAATGTCGCATTTGCAAGGGATTCTCCTTCAAGTCCCAATTC TCCAAATAAACAATTACCTATCGACCCTGAAGAAGCTAAACAAGCATCAGCTATTATGTCCGAAGCTTTAGCTATTGCACAAAAACATGCCGAACATACAGATGATTACGAGGAATATTCTAAGGAAGATGACGGAacaattctatattttaagaaagtGAACAATGTTGACATTGGAAAGATTGAGCTTACAATCCCAAACCCCAATAAT taTGATGCTGTAGTAAACAGGTTATGGGATCCCAATTGGCCAAAGAACCTCGATAAGTTATTCATTAAAg gacACTTTGCTCGAATATACGATCCAAATTTAGTAATTGTACAACAACGTTACAAAAGTCCAATTGGATCATTGgaaacatattttaatgCACTAGCTAACAAAGTTGAA ttATCAAAAGACAAAACTGCAATAGTCTTGGTTTCATCAGATACGAAAGATCATGATGCTGcaatcaataaaaaatatgtaaatccTATTGTAGAAAGCGCAAACTCATTCAAGCCTGATCTTAATACTGAAGAAGAAATTAGAGATGGACTATTATACAAAATGTTTATTAACTTAGTAACATTTTTCATTGAAAAGCAAGCTGATTGCGTTAAAATTACCTATGTCGGCTCT ATTGATATGAACTTTTCTCCCAGAGCCCCATATGACTTTGTTAAACAAATGGTAGCCATCAAAATTTTAAGTGTTACCAAAttaaagaatattttttaa
- a CDS encoding fam-a protein, which yields MNKRYIKISLVLLSVAGHMENMAFATEYASSRDSFYNDVTDAKKAIEFIEPIEFIEDQEVIEAKKAIEAKDAIEIIEDQEVIEAKKAIEAKDAIEIIEDQEVIEAKKAIEAKDAIEIIEDQEVIEAKKAIEAEEAKKAKQTKQNIRTNQTKRIKESIQAAEVMGEALDLAEEHAEHTYDYKLYFKDDDGTNLYFKKFNNTEIGKLEFTIPNPDRYDAVVNRLWDPNGAKNFDDKFIKGYIPRVYYRNLVIVQQRYKGSNESLATYFNALASKIELSEYETAIVLVSPDINDHNGAPCIQYVNPIVESANSFKPDIKSGKSIRNGKLFKVYVNLVAVFIKKKTDCVKITYLSSLDLKTSPNTPQDIVRKNMANIMLSIVKLKDIFKKK from the exons atgaataaaagatatattaaaatttcttTGGTACTTTTAAGTGTAGCTGGACATATGGAGAATATGGCATTTGCAACCGAATATGCTTCAAGCCGCGATTC CTTCTATAATGATGTTACAGATGCTAAAAAAGCTATAGAATTTATAGAACCTATAGAATTTATAGAAGATCAAGAAGTTATAGAAGCTAAAAAAGCTATAGAAGCTAAAGATGCTATAGAAATTATAGAAGATCAAGAAGTTATAGAAGCTAAAAAAGCTATAGAAGCTAAAGATGCTATAGAAATTATAGAAGATCAAGAAGTTATAGAAGCTAAAAAAGCTATAGAAGCTAAAGATGCTATAGAAATTATAGAAGATCAAGAAGTTATAGAAGCTAAAAAAGCTATAGAAGCTGAAGAAGCTAAAAAAGCTAAACAAACTAAACAAAATATACGAACTAATCAAACTAAACGAATTAAAGAAAGTATACAAGCAGCAGAGGTTATGGGCGAAGCTTTAGATCTTGCAGAAGAACATGCCGAACATACATATGAttacaaattatattttaaggaCGATGACGGAAcaaatctatattttaagaaattcAATAATACTGAAATTGGAAAGCTTGAATTTACAATCCCCAACCCCGATCGT taTGATGCTGTAGTAAACAGGTTATGGGATCCCAATGGCGCAAAGAACTTTGATGATAAATTCATTAAAg gatATATCCCTCGAGTATACTATCGAAATTTAGTAATTGTACAACAACGTTACAAAGGTTCAAATGAATCATTGGCAACATATTTTAATGCACTAGCTAGCAAAATTGAA ttATCAGAATACGAAACTGCAATAGTCTTGGTTTCACCAGATATAAATGATCATAATGGTGCACCCTGTATACAATATGTAAATCCTATCGTAGAAAGTGCAAACTCATTCAAGCCTGATATAAAATCTGGAAAAAGTATTAGAAATGGAAAATTATTCAAAGTGTATGTTAACTTAGTAGCAGTTTTCATCAAAAAGAAAACCGATTGCGTTAAAATTACCTACCTTAGCTCT cTTGATCTAAAAACTTCCCCCAATACCCCACAAGACATTGTTAGAAAAAATATGGCCAACATTATGTTAAGTATTGTCAAATTAAaggatatttttaaaaagaaGTAA
- a CDS encoding cyclin, putative, fragment: RNIKNVYICVLIFYSKKQFLNYINKYINIDNEVKNSFENICDKIYVNTSLECLKLLENFFITFTYTPAQITLYCFINNIKINFNIVNTDKFILEFITNNNQILFQKLKNKIDELHIKYKDHFDLRNTFDDENTTKQIGETLDMCIDIYDILKKKKSHKKSKKNKLNNQNDEQNESKKIASIK; this comes from the coding sequence agaaatataaaaaatgtatatatatgtgtacttattttttattcaaaaaaacagtttttaaattatataaataaatatataaatatagacaACGAAGTAAAAAATTCCTTTGAAAATATCtgtgataaaatatatgttaatactTCATTGGAGTGTTTAAAACTTCTAGAGAacttttttataacatttactTACACACCTGCTCAAATAACATTATActgttttataaataatattaaaataaattttaatattgtaAATACCGATAAATTTATCTTGGAATTtattacaaataataatcaaatcctttttcaaaaattgaaaaataaaatagatgaACTTCAcattaaatataaagatcACTTTGATTTGAGAAATACATTTGATGATGAAAATACTACGAAACAGATAGGAGAGACTTTGGATATGTGTATTGATATTTAcgatattttaaaaaaaaaaaaaagtcatAAAAAGtctaagaaaaataaattaaacaaTCAAAAtgatgaacaaaatgaatcTAAAAAAATAGCAAGCATAAAataa